In Candidatus Alcyoniella australis, the DNA window AAAGCCTCGCCGGCCGCGTCGTCGAGAGTTTTGGCGAGCAGCTCGGTTTGCTCGAAACTGCGCACAACGTAGAGGTCCGAGTGACCGCCGGAGATCACCAGCCCGAGGTATGGATATTGCGGCGGGTCGTCCAGCAGCAGCGTGGCGGCCAGGTGCGCCTCCACGTGGTTCACGCCGATCATCGGTATTTCGCGTGCCGCGGCAAACGCCTTGGCCAGGCTCAGGCCGACCAGCACCGCGCCGATCAGGCCCGGGCCGCGCGTGGCCGCGACCCCCTGCACCTGCTCGGGGCCGATGCCCGCGCGCTCCAGCGCCGCGCTGATCACCGGCAGCGCGGCCTGGATGTGCAGTCGGCTGGCGATCTCGGGCACCACCCCGCCGTACTTGCGGTGATCCTCGACCTGGCTGGCGACCACCGAGGAGAGCAATCGTCTGCCGTCCACCAGGGCCGCCGCGGTCTCGTCGCAGCTCGTTTCGATTCCCAGTACGATCATCGGCCGCATACTATCCGAAATGGACGGTGCGATGGGTGAATTTGTTTACATTGGATGCGAGCCCCATCATCTGCTATATTCCCCAGATCATCAGAGGAAAACAGCCGCAGATGGTACTTCGCATACATACCGCAGTACGTACCGACAAGGGTCTGGTTCGGGCCAACAACGAGGACTCCCTCTTCTCTTATGATTTGGCCAACCTCGGTCCGCACGACCCGGAGCTCGGACGGCTGTACGTGGTGGCCGACGGTATGGGCGGAGTGGCCGCGGGCGAGGTGGCCAGCCGCCTGGCGGCCCAGACGCTGTCCGAGTATTACACGCGCGGGGACGCCAACCAGAACGGCGAGGCGCTGCAGGAGCGGCTGGTCCAAATGCTGCTGCTGGCCAATGAGCGCATCCGCGAACACGTTGCCGACAACCCGGAATGCTTCGGCATGGGCACCACGATCACCGCGCTGCTGGTGTTTCAAGGCGAGGTGATTCTGGCCCACGTGGGCGACAGCCGGGCCTACCTGCTGCGCGACGGCGAGCTCTATCAGTTGAGCAAGGACCACTCCGAGGTGCAGCTGATGGTCGAGATGGGCCGCCTGACACCGGAGCAGGCGCGCGAGCATCCGCGCAAACACATCCTGACCCAGGCCGTGGGCGTGGATCATTCCGGCGTGCTCAACGTGTTCACGCGCCGACTCTCGAGCTTGGCGAACGACATCTTCCTATTGTGTTCCGACGGACTGACCGACATGCTCGATGACAAGCACATCAGCGAGCTGCTCAAGGACCACGAGTCGGTCGAGGACACGGCGAACGCACTGATCAAGGACGCCCTGGCCGCGGGCGGGCGCGACAACATCACAGTCGTTTTAATCAAACTTCTTCAGGATTAGCCCGCATTATTCATGCGGCTTCTGCTGCGGCGCACAATCCATCCTCAACTACTGCGTCATCCATGACGATTCGTCCTCGACGTACCGCAACGGGTACGCCTGCGGATGATCGCCACGGCTTCCTTGTATTTGAAGCGCCTTGTGCGCCTCGCGACGAACCCGCACGAATATTGCGGGCTTCACGATCGGGCGCGTTAGTCGGCAGGTGCGACTTTCACCGTTGCGGTGCGTCCGCGGGTGATCAATGATCCGAGCCCCAGCGACTTAAAATGGGTCGGCGCCAGCAGCGTTCCGGGCGGCACCTCCGCGTCGAGATCCAGGGGCGCGATGATGCTGCCGCCGCTGTTTTCGACCCTAAGCGAAACTCCCGCGGACAATCCCAAGCGCTGGGCGTCGGTCGGATTGATGCGCAGCCGCGGTTCGGGCGCCAGCAGCCCCGGGCCCTTGGTGGCGTGGGTCGAGAGCGTGCCGTTGTGGAACAACAGCGGCGCGGCGATCAGTTCCAGATCGCCCGTATGGTCCGCGATCAGGTCCTTGGGATCGATGCTGATTTCGAGCTGCTTGTACTTCTCGGGTTTGGCGGCTGAGGGGCAAAAATCTCCGGCCGCCAGCGAGCGTTCGTCCAGCCCGGCGTAAGCGGGCAGGCTGAAAAGTTCCTTCTGCGCATCCTCGATAGTCGGCCCGATGTGGCCGTGATCCAGACGGCGCGCCAGTTCTTCGATGATCTCCAGGTCGCTCAGCGAACGGCCCGGCGCGGGAACGGCCCGCCGCAACGGTCGCAGCGTGCCGTCGGCCGCGGTATAGCTGCCGTTCTTGCTGGCGAAGGTCGCGGAGGGGATCACCACCGTGGCGCGCGAGGCCGCGTCGGTGAGGAACGGATCGCAGACGATCAGGCAATCGAGTTTCTCCAGGGCCTCAAGCACGCGCTGACGTTTGGGGAAGTTGGCCAGCGGCGTGACTCCGAACAGCAGCAGTGCCTTGATCTGACCCTTGAACGCCTCCTCGAAAATCCGGTTGGCGTCCAGTCCGTTTTCGCCCGGCCGGGCGATCTGCGCCGCTCCGCGCAAATTGCAGCGATCGGCCGAGAGCAGGATCCGCGAGTCGCGGTCGACCAGCGGGCAGCAGAGCATCAGGTTCACCAGCCCGCGCACCGCGGCCAGTCCCGCCGGCGCCTCGTAGAGGTCGGGCCCGATTACGATCAAGGGCCGTTGCGCGTGGCGCAGGGTGTTGACCACTTGCGCCAGATGGTCGTGGTCCAGGCCCGAGCGCTCGAGCAGCTCATCGAGCTTCAGCCGCGAAAGCGATTCTTTGGCATGCGAGAAGCCGATGGTGTTTTCGCCCACGAAGCGTTCGTCAAAACGGCCGGACTCGACCAACCATTTAATCAAGGCCAGGGCGGCCGCGGGCTCGCCGCCGGGTTTGAGAATCCGTGAGAATGTACCGTGCTTCGCCAGCTTGGTCGGACGGTTGGCCAGCACCATCAGCTCGGCGTCGAGCCGACGTGTGGCGTGCAGCAGCTCGATGCTCGCCACGGGCATTTCCACCGCCAGGTCCGAGCCGATTACCAGGATCGCGTCGTGACCCTCGAGCTCGCCGATCCGCGCGTGGTGCGCCGTGCCCAATCCCTCCACGACCGCCTCGAGCGCCTGGCGGTAGCCCAGAGCGGCCAGCGAGTCGATGTGCGGCGAACCGATCACGTCGCGCATCATGCAGCGCAGCAGCGCGATCTCCTCGTTGGTCATCCGCGCCGAGGCCAGGGCGGCTACGGCCGACGGGCCGTCGTTTTGCAGCACTTGCTGCAGCGCGTCCGCGGCGATGTCCAGCGCCTGTTCGTCTGACAGCGGGCGCAGGTGATCGCCGTGACGCCGCAGCGGCGTGGCCAGGCGTTCGCTCGCGTGCTCAAAGCCCCAGCCGAAGGTGCCGCGTACGCACAGGTTGCCTTTGTTGGGGCCGTTCTCGTCGGGGAATACGCGCTTGATCTTCTTGCGCCGCGTGTCCAGGAACAGCTTGCAGCCCACGCCGCAGTAGGGGCAGGTGGTGCTCGTGCGCTCCAGGTCCCAGACCCGCGCCGAGTGCAGGAACGGCTTGCTGAGCAGCGCGCCCACCGGGCAGACGTGCAGGCATTGTCCGCAGAACTCGCAGTTCAGCGGCTCGCCGTCCACCGTGTCGACGTGGGCCTCGAGCCCGTGGCCAATGAATTCCAGCGCGCCCACGGCCTGCACCTGGCGGCAGATCGCCACGCAGCGGCCGCAGCGGATGCAGCGTAGGTCGTTGCGGATGATCAGCGGCCAGCCGCGTTCGATGCGGTCGCCGCCGCGCTCGCCCTGGACTTGAAACAGCGGTTCGCTGATTCCGAGCTGATAGGTCAGGTCCTGCAACAGGCACTCGCCGCCCTTGTCGCACACCGGGCAGTCCAGCGGGTGATGGGCCAGCACGTAGCCCACGGATTGACGACGCAGCTCGGTCAGCTCGTCGGATTCGGTGGTGACGACCATCCCGGACTCGGCCGGAGTGTCGCAGGCGGTCAGCGGCTGGTCGCAGCCCGCGACGCGCACCAGGCACACCCGGCACGAGCCGATGGGGTCCAGCCGATCGTGATGACAGAGGGTCGGGATCTGCACGCCCGCGCTGCGCGCCGCCTCGAGGATCGTGGTCCCGGCCGGAACCTCGACCTGCTTGCCGTCGATTGTAAGGGTATAGCGCTTGGTCGGATTGCCCATGGTCACACCGCGAACCCGGCCAGGCGATAGCAGCGCAAACAGCGCCCAGCCTCGCGCACGGCCTCGTCGGTCGAGAACAGTTGCTCCACCTCGTCAAAGGTTTTGATACGCGTGGGGACCGGCAGATGCCGTAGCCCGGCGCGCGGTTCGCCCTGCGGCAGATCGATGCGCTCGTCCGGGTCGAACGGCTTGAGTCCGTGCAGGGTCTGTTCGAGCAGCACCTCTTGCAACGTGGCCTCCACCGGCTCTCCGCCCAGATAACGCAAAATCGCCGCGGCCGCGCGGTTGCCGTCGCCCAGGGCCACGATCAGGCTATCGGGGCCGCGTACGCAATCGCCGCCCGCGAACACGCCTTGGCGCGCGGTCAGCCCGGTGATCGGGTCGGCCTCGATCGTGCCCCAGCGTGTGACCCCGATGCCGTGGGACTCGGTCAGGAAGCTTAGGTCGGCCTGCTGGCCGATGGCCGGGATCACCACGTCGGCGTCCACCGTGTATTCGCTGCCCTCGATCGGCACCGGCCGGCGGCGTCCCGAGGCGTCGGGCTCGTCCAGTTCCATGCGGATCAGCTCGATGCCGACGATTTTATTGTCGCGCGCCAGCAGCCGCGTGGGGTTGGTCAGGAAGTGGAACTTGATCCCCTCGGCCAGCGCGTCCTCGATCTCGACGTCGGCGGCGGGCATCTCGTTGCGCGAGCGGCGGTAGACCAGATTGACGTCGCGGTACCCCTTGCGCAGGGCGCAGCGCACGCAGTCGATGGCCACGTTGCCGCCGCCGACCACCACGATTTTATCGCCGCGGTAGATCGGTCGCCCGAGGTTGACGTCGAGCAGAAACTTCACCCCGTGGATGAATCCCTCGTGGCCCAGCTCCTCGCCCTGGACCCCCATCTTGCGCGAGTTGTGGCAGCCCACGCCGAGAAACAGCGCGTCGAAGCTCTGCTCGCCCAGCAGGTCGTCGATGGACAGTCCCGCGCCCAGGCGTTGGCCGTATTCGATAGTCGCGCCCAAGCTGCGGATGATTTCGATCTCGCGTCCGAGCACGGTTCGCGGCAGGCGGTAATCCGGGATGCCCACCGCGGCCATGCCGCCGCCCTCGGGCAGCGCCTCGAACAGCGTGGCGTCGACCCCGGCCAACTGAAGGTTGTAGGCGCAGGCCAGGCCCGCGGGTCCGCAGCCGATGATCGCCGCGCGTTTGCCAAGCCTGGGCCGGGGAACCATCGGCGGAGTGCGGTGACGCTTGGTCTCGTCGTCGGCCACGTAGCGCTTGAGGAAGTTTATCTGGATCGGTTCGTCGACCAGCGCGCGGCGGCAGGCCGCTTCGCAGGGCCGCACGCAGACCCGGCCCACGGTGGCGGGCAGGCAGTTGCGCTCGCGGATCTTTTGCAGCGATCCGGCGAAGTCCATCTCGCCGACCCGCTCGACGTAGCAGGGGATGTCCAGGTGCGCGGGGCAGGCGTCGATGCACGGCGCGGTGAGCTCGGCGTGCAATTCCAGCGGTTCCACACTCTTGCCCGCTGCCA includes these proteins:
- a CDS encoding FAD-dependent oxidoreductase, with amino-acid sequence MAQQVVFSIWKEQLVDNRDGKGDGSASLEIELPMQLPALGELRAFIGWAGYVLLDPQLHPVALAAGYLKRCQDTASCGKCFPGRVGTRLMFDLLLKLCSGQGTREDIAELGRLALNVSRTSKCQVGQTVPIPILKMLEHQIEAFEELAAGKSVEPLELHAELTAPCIDACPAHLDIPCYVERVGEMDFAGSLQKIRERNCLPATVGRVCVRPCEAACRRALVDEPIQINFLKRYVADDETKRHRTPPMVPRPRLGKRAAIIGCGPAGLACAYNLQLAGVDATLFEALPEGGGMAAVGIPDYRLPRTVLGREIEIIRSLGATIEYGQRLGAGLSIDDLLGEQSFDALFLGVGCHNSRKMGVQGEELGHEGFIHGVKFLLDVNLGRPIYRGDKIVVVGGGNVAIDCVRCALRKGYRDVNLVYRRSRNEMPAADVEIEDALAEGIKFHFLTNPTRLLARDNKIVGIELIRMELDEPDASGRRRPVPIEGSEYTVDADVVIPAIGQQADLSFLTESHGIGVTRWGTIEADPITGLTARQGVFAGGDCVRGPDSLIVALGDGNRAAAAILRYLGGEPVEATLQEVLLEQTLHGLKPFDPDERIDLPQGEPRAGLRHLPVPTRIKTFDEVEQLFSTDEAVREAGRCLRCYRLAGFAV
- a CDS encoding Stp1/IreP family PP2C-type Ser/Thr phosphatase; protein product: MVLRIHTAVRTDKGLVRANNEDSLFSYDLANLGPHDPELGRLYVVADGMGGVAAGEVASRLAAQTLSEYYTRGDANQNGEALQERLVQMLLLANERIREHVADNPECFGMGTTITALLVFQGEVILAHVGDSRAYLLRDGELYQLSKDHSEVQLMVEMGRLTPEQAREHPRKHILTQAVGVDHSGVLNVFTRRLSSLANDIFLLCSDGLTDMLDDKHISELLKDHESVEDTANALIKDALAAGGRDNITVVLIKLLQD
- a CDS encoding molybdopterin-dependent oxidoreductase, which translates into the protein MGNPTKRYTLTIDGKQVEVPAGTTILEAARSAGVQIPTLCHHDRLDPIGSCRVCLVRVAGCDQPLTACDTPAESGMVVTTESDELTELRRQSVGYVLAHHPLDCPVCDKGGECLLQDLTYQLGISEPLFQVQGERGGDRIERGWPLIIRNDLRCIRCGRCVAICRQVQAVGALEFIGHGLEAHVDTVDGEPLNCEFCGQCLHVCPVGALLSKPFLHSARVWDLERTSTTCPYCGVGCKLFLDTRRKKIKRVFPDENGPNKGNLCVRGTFGWGFEHASERLATPLRRHGDHLRPLSDEQALDIAADALQQVLQNDGPSAVAALASARMTNEEIALLRCMMRDVIGSPHIDSLAALGYRQALEAVVEGLGTAHHARIGELEGHDAILVIGSDLAVEMPVASIELLHATRRLDAELMVLANRPTKLAKHGTFSRILKPGGEPAAALALIKWLVESGRFDERFVGENTIGFSHAKESLSRLKLDELLERSGLDHDHLAQVVNTLRHAQRPLIVIGPDLYEAPAGLAAVRGLVNLMLCCPLVDRDSRILLSADRCNLRGAAQIARPGENGLDANRIFEEAFKGQIKALLLFGVTPLANFPKRQRVLEALEKLDCLIVCDPFLTDAASRATVVIPSATFASKNGSYTAADGTLRPLRRAVPAPGRSLSDLEIIEELARRLDHGHIGPTIEDAQKELFSLPAYAGLDERSLAAGDFCPSAAKPEKYKQLEISIDPKDLIADHTGDLELIAAPLLFHNGTLSTHATKGPGLLAPEPRLRINPTDAQRLGLSAGVSLRVENSGGSIIAPLDLDAEVPPGTLLAPTHFKSLGLGSLITRGRTATVKVAPAD